Proteins co-encoded in one Dokdonella sp. genomic window:
- a CDS encoding patatin-like phospholipase family protein: MLVVHAAPKPRSARKPSSIGLAVAGGGPIGGIYEVGALRALDEAIDGLDMNALDVYVGVSSGAFVAAALANRLDTAEMCRVFITGDSDQFRIRTEDFLRPALYEYLRRLAGIPRMLVGWLAEAARHPFDLRLADSLLRVGSALPTGLFDNEAIERFMREAFTSHGRSNDFRTLERRLYIVAVELDSGQAVRFGAPGHDAVPISRAIEASSALPGLYPPVGIDGKYYVDGVLRHTLHASVALDAGADLVFAINPLVPVDTAQARTQRRNSPASLVEGGLPTILSQTFRTLLQSRMQASMPKYASRYSGSDLLLLEPDGADAEMFFTNVFSFHHRERLAEHAYQRTLSDLRQHRAQLGPLLRRHGLGLRDEVLDDRGRTLIAGLRAQAPRHSAATSRLQRALDELDAAICANRAAPRKRKAATKPARKRAARTPPLRASRGPST; this comes from the coding sequence ATGCTCGTCGTCCACGCCGCACCGAAGCCCCGCAGCGCACGCAAGCCTTCAAGCATTGGCCTCGCCGTTGCAGGTGGCGGCCCGATCGGCGGCATCTACGAGGTGGGCGCCCTGCGCGCCCTCGACGAAGCCATCGACGGCCTCGACATGAACGCGCTCGACGTCTACGTCGGGGTCAGCTCGGGCGCCTTCGTCGCCGCCGCCCTGGCCAATCGGCTGGATACCGCGGAAATGTGCCGTGTCTTCATCACCGGCGATTCCGACCAGTTCCGCATCCGCACGGAGGACTTCCTGCGCCCGGCCCTGTACGAATACCTGCGTCGCCTCGCCGGCATTCCGCGCATGCTGGTCGGCTGGCTGGCCGAGGCCGCTCGCCATCCGTTCGACCTGCGCCTTGCCGACAGCCTTCTGCGCGTCGGCAGTGCCCTGCCGACCGGCTTGTTCGACAACGAGGCGATCGAGCGCTTCATGCGCGAGGCGTTCACCTCGCACGGGCGCAGCAACGATTTCCGCACCCTCGAACGTCGCCTCTACATTGTCGCCGTCGAGCTCGACAGCGGGCAGGCGGTGCGCTTCGGCGCGCCGGGCCACGATGCCGTGCCGATCTCGCGCGCGATCGAGGCGAGCTCGGCCCTGCCCGGCCTGTATCCGCCGGTCGGCATCGACGGCAAGTACTACGTCGACGGCGTGCTGCGCCACACCCTGCATGCATCGGTCGCGCTCGATGCCGGTGCCGACCTCGTCTTCGCCATCAATCCGCTGGTGCCGGTCGACACCGCGCAGGCGCGCACGCAACGCCGCAACTCGCCGGCCAGCCTCGTCGAGGGCGGTCTGCCGACGATTCTTTCGCAGACCTTCCGTACCCTGCTGCAATCCCGCATGCAGGCGAGCATGCCGAAGTACGCCAGCCGCTATTCCGGCTCGGACCTGCTCCTGCTCGAACCCGACGGCGCCGACGCCGAAATGTTTTTCACCAACGTCTTCAGTTTCCACCATCGCGAGCGCCTTGCCGAGCATGCCTACCAGCGCACCCTGAGCGACCTGCGCCAGCACCGTGCGCAACTCGGGCCGCTGCTGCGCCGCCACGGTCTCGGCCTGCGCGACGAAGTGCTCGACGATCGTGGCCGCACCCTCATTGCCGGCCTGCGCGCGCAAGCACCTCGGCATTCGGCAGCAACCTCGCGCTTGCAGCGCGCCCTCGACGAGCTTGATGCAGCGATCTGTGCAAATCGTGCTGCGCCGCGCAAGCGCAAGGCCGCAACCAAGCCGGCACGCAAGCGTGCCGCGCGGACCCCTCCCCTGCGCGCCAGCCGTGGGCCATCCACGTGA
- a CDS encoding acyl-CoA-binding protein, with protein MSDLKKRFEKAAEDVKKLTDRPDNDTLLKLYALYKQGAEGDVSGPKPGFFDFVGTAKYEAWDKLKGTKPEEAMQKYIDLVAKLRA; from the coding sequence ATGTCCGATCTGAAGAAGCGCTTCGAGAAAGCCGCCGAAGACGTGAAAAAACTGACCGACCGCCCGGACAACGACACCCTGCTCAAGCTCTACGCACTCTACAAGCAGGGCGCCGAGGGCGACGTCTCCGGCCCGAAACCCGGCTTCTTCGATTTTGTCGGCACGGCCAAGTACGAGGCCTGGGACAAGCTCAAGGGCACCAAACCCGAAGAGGCGATGCAAAAATACATCGACCTCGTCGCCAAGCTGCGCGCCTGA
- a CDS encoding metalloregulator ArsR/SmtB family transcription factor produces the protein MDLAATSALLRLLSDPTRVRLLALLEREELTVAELSAVLRLAQPRVSTHLAKLKEADLVRDRRAGVSSYYRFNGELDTPHAALLHALKANIDDALLRDDERRLPGVLAKRARAEGWADTVAGDMERHYSPGRTWETLARSMTRLAEPGDVLDIASGDGVLAELLAPRARSIVCIDATPRVVSAARERLKAYANVEVIEGDMHALDLGPRRFDLVLLMHALTYTDRPAEVVVEAARVLRKGGRLLVATLARHAHRTAVEPFDHRNLGFRVEELRRFATNAGLDVVSCERITREAKAPHFEVLSLLACKP, from the coding sequence GTGGATCTCGCCGCCACGTCGGCCCTGTTGCGCCTGCTCTCCGATCCGACCCGGGTGCGCCTGCTCGCCTTGCTCGAGCGTGAGGAACTGACCGTGGCCGAGTTGTCGGCGGTGCTGCGTCTCGCCCAGCCGCGGGTGTCGACTCATCTGGCCAAGCTCAAGGAGGCCGATCTCGTGCGCGACCGGCGTGCCGGCGTGTCCTCGTACTACCGCTTCAACGGCGAACTCGACACACCGCACGCAGCCCTGCTGCACGCGCTCAAGGCGAACATCGATGATGCCCTGCTGCGTGACGACGAGCGCCGCCTGCCCGGCGTGCTCGCCAAGCGCGCGCGTGCCGAAGGCTGGGCCGACACCGTCGCCGGCGACATGGAACGCCACTACTCGCCGGGCCGCACCTGGGAGACGCTGGCACGCTCGATGACGCGCCTGGCCGAACCGGGCGACGTCCTCGACATCGCCTCCGGCGACGGCGTGCTGGCCGAATTGCTGGCGCCGCGCGCGCGCTCGATCGTCTGCATCGACGCCACGCCGCGCGTGGTCAGTGCCGCCCGGGAACGCCTGAAGGCCTATGCCAACGTCGAGGTGATCGAAGGCGACATGCACGCACTCGACCTCGGCCCGCGCCGTTTCGATCTCGTCCTGCTCATGCACGCGCTGACCTATACCGACCGCCCCGCCGAGGTAGTCGTCGAGGCGGCGCGTGTGCTGCGCAAGGGCGGACGTCTGCTCGTCGCCACCCTCGCCCGCCATGCCCACCGCACCGCGGTCGAACCCTTCGACCACCGCAACCTCGGCTTCCGCGTCGAGGAACTGCGTCGCTTCGCCACCAACGCGGGGCTGGACGTGGTCTCCTGCGAGCGCATCACGCGCGAGGCCAAGGCGCCGCATTTCGAAGTCCTGTCCTTGCTCGCGTGCAAGCCATGA
- a CDS encoding acyl-CoA dehydrogenase family protein: protein MDFNITDDQRAIQSIARDFAQKRIAPVAAELDRLGEFPLDNIREMGQLGLMGIEVPVEYGGAGLDPVAYALAMIEIGAADTAHSTIMSVNNSLYCNGILTYGTEEQKQKYVRAIASGEHIGAYALTEPQSGSDASAMHTRATKNADGDWVINGKKSWITSGPIARYIVLFAITTPGIGAKGISAFIVDTQRDGFHAGKTEPKLGIRASATCEIEFRDYVCPAADLLGTEGKGFGIAMGVLDAGRIGIASQAVGLARSAYEASLAYVRERKAFGQAIGSFQMIQAKIADMKCRLDAATLLTLRAAFAKGEAARTGGRFSTEASVAKLFASETAMFVAHQAVQIHGGMGYSKEMPIERYFRDAKITEIYEGTSEIQRLVIARNETGVR, encoded by the coding sequence ATGGATTTCAACATCACCGACGACCAGCGCGCGATCCAATCGATCGCCCGCGATTTCGCCCAGAAGCGCATCGCGCCGGTCGCCGCAGAGCTCGATCGACTCGGCGAGTTCCCGCTCGACAACATCCGCGAGATGGGCCAACTCGGCCTGATGGGCATCGAGGTGCCAGTGGAATACGGTGGCGCCGGCCTCGACCCGGTCGCCTATGCGCTGGCGATGATCGAGATCGGCGCGGCCGATACCGCGCATTCGACGATCATGTCGGTCAACAATTCGCTCTACTGCAACGGCATCCTCACCTACGGCACCGAGGAGCAGAAACAGAAGTACGTGCGTGCGATTGCCAGCGGCGAGCACATCGGTGCCTATGCGCTGACCGAACCGCAGTCCGGTTCCGACGCCTCGGCCATGCACACGCGGGCGACGAAGAACGCGGATGGCGATTGGGTCATCAACGGCAAGAAGAGCTGGATCACCTCGGGCCCCATCGCGCGCTACATCGTGTTGTTCGCGATCACCACGCCGGGCATCGGCGCCAAGGGCATCTCCGCCTTCATCGTCGACACGCAACGCGATGGTTTCCATGCCGGCAAGACCGAGCCCAAGCTCGGCATCCGCGCTTCGGCGACCTGCGAGATCGAGTTCCGCGACTACGTCTGCCCGGCCGCCGATCTGCTCGGTACGGAAGGCAAGGGCTTCGGGATCGCCATGGGCGTGCTGGACGCCGGGCGCATCGGCATCGCCTCGCAGGCGGTCGGCCTGGCCCGCTCGGCCTACGAGGCCAGCCTCGCGTATGTACGCGAGCGCAAGGCCTTCGGCCAGGCGATCGGTTCGTTCCAGATGATCCAGGCCAAGATCGCCGACATGAAGTGCCGCCTCGACGCGGCGACCCTGCTGACCCTGCGCGCCGCCTTCGCCAAGGGCGAAGCCGCGCGCACGGGGGGGCGTTTCAGCACGGAGGCCTCGGTGGCCAAGCTGTTCGCCTCGGAAACGGCGATGTTCGTCGCCCACCAGGCCGTGCAGATCCATGGCGGCATGGGCTATTCCAAGGAAATGCCGATCGAGCGCTACTTCCGCGACGCCAAGATCACCGAGATCTACGAGGGCACCAGCGAGATCCAGCGCCTCGTCATCGCGCGCAACGAAACCGGCGTGCGTTGA
- a CDS encoding SDR family oxidoreductase — MTYFVTGATGFIGRHLLERLLARKGTVYCLVRKESMAKFEEIAARLGAAEGRLVAVTGDLARPKLGVSPATITRLAGKVKHFFHLAALYDLAADEASQVEANIVGTRNAIALAEALKAGCFHHASSIAAAGLYPGVFREDMFKEAEGLDNPYFRTKHDSEGIVRSDCKRPWRIYRPGIVIGDSRTGEIDKIDGPYYFFRLIKKMRQVLPPWMPTIGLEGGRLNLVPVDWVAAAMDHIAHAPKLDGQCFHLTDPAPRRIGEVLNIFARAGHAPQMTMRLDARMFAFVPGAVRQALSSLPPVRRMVGMFLRDFGIPAQVMKFINYPTRFDSRETERALRGSKIKLPKLENYAWRLWDYWERHLDPDLFVDRSLAGKVRRRVVVVTGGSSGIGKAVAQKLAAAGAKLVICARGADELAATKAEIEAAGGTCHTYVVDLADLASCDAFVKQVLDEHGSVDVLVNNAGRSIRRAIAASYDRFHDFERTMQLNYFGSLRLIMGFLPKMAERQRGHIINISSIGVLTNAPRFSAYVASKAALDAFSRCAQAEYSDQGINFTTINMPLVKTPMIAPTKMYDSVPTLSPEEAADLVVEAIIERPVRVATRTGIFAQLFYAISPRAYEIVMNTAFRLFPDSAAAKGIKGVREDAQQGPSSEQVAFAALMRGVHW; from the coding sequence ATGACGTATTTCGTGACGGGCGCGACCGGCTTCATCGGCCGTCATCTGCTGGAACGGCTGCTTGCACGCAAGGGTACGGTCTACTGTCTCGTGCGCAAGGAGTCGATGGCGAAGTTCGAGGAGATCGCCGCGCGGCTTGGTGCGGCCGAGGGGCGCCTCGTTGCCGTGACCGGCGATCTCGCCAGGCCGAAACTCGGCGTCAGTCCGGCGACGATCACGCGGCTCGCCGGCAAGGTGAAGCACTTCTTCCATCTGGCCGCGCTCTACGACCTCGCGGCCGACGAGGCCAGCCAGGTCGAGGCGAACATCGTCGGTACGCGCAACGCGATCGCGTTGGCGGAGGCGCTCAAGGCCGGTTGCTTCCATCACGCCAGTTCGATCGCGGCGGCCGGTCTGTACCCGGGAGTGTTCCGTGAGGACATGTTCAAGGAAGCCGAGGGGCTCGACAACCCGTACTTCCGTACCAAGCACGACTCCGAGGGTATCGTGCGCAGTGACTGCAAGCGCCCGTGGCGCATTTATCGGCCGGGCATCGTCATCGGCGATTCGCGTACCGGCGAGATAGACAAGATCGACGGACCCTACTACTTCTTCCGTCTGATCAAGAAAATGCGCCAGGTGCTGCCGCCGTGGATGCCGACGATCGGTCTCGAGGGCGGGCGCCTCAATCTCGTGCCGGTCGACTGGGTGGCGGCAGCGATGGACCACATCGCGCATGCGCCCAAGCTCGACGGCCAATGCTTCCACCTGACCGATCCGGCGCCACGGCGCATCGGCGAAGTGCTCAACATCTTCGCTCGTGCCGGCCATGCACCGCAGATGACGATGCGCCTCGACGCACGCATGTTCGCCTTCGTGCCGGGTGCGGTGCGCCAGGCGCTGTCGAGCCTGCCGCCCGTGCGGCGCATGGTCGGCATGTTCCTGCGTGATTTCGGCATCCCGGCGCAGGTCATGAAGTTCATCAACTACCCCACCCGATTCGATTCGCGCGAGACCGAGCGTGCCCTGCGCGGTTCGAAGATCAAGCTGCCCAAGCTCGAAAACTACGCCTGGCGCCTGTGGGACTACTGGGAGCGACACCTCGATCCGGACCTGTTCGTCGACCGCTCGCTGGCCGGCAAGGTGCGCCGGCGCGTGGTGGTCGTGACCGGTGGTTCGTCCGGCATCGGCAAGGCGGTGGCGCAAAAGCTCGCCGCAGCCGGGGCGAAGCTGGTCATCTGCGCACGCGGTGCCGACGAACTGGCGGCGACCAAGGCGGAAATCGAGGCGGCCGGGGGCACCTGCCACACCTACGTCGTCGACCTCGCCGATCTCGCCTCTTGCGATGCCTTCGTCAAACAGGTGCTCGACGAACATGGCAGCGTCGACGTGCTGGTCAACAATGCCGGGCGTTCGATCCGCCGTGCGATCGCGGCAAGTTACGACCGCTTCCACGACTTCGAACGCACCATGCAGCTCAACTACTTCGGCTCGCTGCGGCTGATCATGGGCTTCCTGCCGAAGATGGCCGAACGCCAGCGCGGCCACATCATCAACATTTCGTCGATCGGCGTACTCACCAATGCCCCGCGATTCTCGGCCTATGTGGCCTCGAAGGCCGCACTCGACGCGTTCTCACGCTGCGCCCAGGCCGAGTATTCGGACCAGGGCATCAACTTCACGACGATCAACATGCCCCTGGTCAAGACGCCGATGATTGCCCCGACCAAGATGTATGACTCGGTGCCGACCCTGTCGCCGGAGGAGGCTGCCGACCTCGTCGTGGAGGCGATCATTGAGCGCCCGGTGCGCGTCGCCACACGTACCGGCATCTTCGCGCAGCTCTTCTACGCGATATCGCCACGCGCCTACGAGATCGTCATGAACACCGCCTTCCGCCTGTTCCCCGATTCGGCGGCGGCCAAGGGCATCAAGGGTGTGCGCGAGGACGCACAGCAGGGGCCGTCATCGGAACAGGTCGCATTCGCCGCGCTGATGCGCGGCGTGCATTGGTAG
- a CDS encoding TetR/AcrR family transcriptional regulator gives MARQTRERILETALGMFNAQGEPNVTTNHIADELGISPGNLYYHYRNKDDIIGQLFARYEQRLDSALAVPDQRLPGLEDIWLQLHLVFECMWDYRFVHRDLVEILSRNRKLRLHYARILKRAAENAAAVMRGLTAAGVMRASADEIRATAENIVLVVAFWFNFDAVRHGRAQNETVDPGRGIHQVMMLIAPFLRDAERLHLNTLAGAYLR, from the coding sequence ATGGCACGCCAGACCCGCGAACGCATTCTCGAAACCGCGCTCGGCATGTTCAATGCCCAGGGCGAGCCGAACGTCACCACCAATCACATCGCCGACGAACTCGGCATCAGCCCCGGCAACCTCTACTACCACTACCGCAACAAGGACGACATCATCGGCCAGTTGTTCGCGCGCTATGAACAGCGCCTCGACTCGGCCCTCGCCGTCCCCGACCAACGCCTGCCCGGCCTCGAGGACATCTGGCTCCAACTGCACCTGGTCTTCGAGTGCATGTGGGACTACCGCTTCGTGCACCGCGATCTCGTCGAGATCCTCTCGCGCAACCGCAAACTGCGCCTGCACTATGCGCGTATCCTCAAGCGCGCCGCCGAGAACGCCGCAGCAGTGATGCGCGGCCTGACCGCCGCCGGCGTCATGCGTGCCAGCGCCGACGAGATCCGCGCCACCGCCGAGAACATCGTCCTCGTGGTCGCGTTCTGGTTCAACTTCGACGCCGTGCGCCACGGCCGCGCGCAGAACGAAACCGTCGACCCCGGCCGCGGCATCCACCAGGTCATGATGCTGATCGCCCCGTTCCTGCGCGATGCCGAGCGACTGCATCTCAATACGCTGGCGGGTGCCTACCTGCGTTGA
- the metH gene encoding methionine synthase — MNAPARHTRLAGLEPLVITPELNFINVGERTNVTGSAQFRKMIKEGRYEDAIEVARQQVENGAQILDVNMDEGLIDSEKAMVRFLNLIASEPDIARIPVMVDSSKWSVIEAGLKCLQGKGVVNSISLKEGEAVFVNQARKVLRYGAAAVVMAFDEQGQADTCARKVEICTRAYRILVDEVGFPPEDIIFDPNIFAIATGIEEHDNYAVDFIEATRIIRATLPHCHVSGGVSNVSFAFRGNEPVRAAIHSVFLFHAIAAGMDMGIVNAGALPIVDDLDPELREHVEDVVLNRRPDATERLLAIADRYRGGSKANETDVRDEAWRNLPVEKRLAHALVHGIDTFVDGDTEEARLNAARPLDVIEGPLMDGMNIVGDLFGAGKMFLPQVVKSARVMKKAVAWLLPHIEAEKARTGDVAKSNGKIVMATVKGDVHDIGKNIVGVVLRCNNFEVVDLGVMVPAQKILDVARAENADMIGLSGLITPSLDEMSHVAREMQRQDFHLPLLIGGATTSRAHTALKIEPHYRAPTVWVKDASRAVGVAQSLISKELVDAFMARIRAEYAEIRERHKDRGNAKRLVSLDKARAQRFDGGWADHVPPAPRQPGVTVFADYPLAELVDYIDWSPFFSAWELAGRFPAILDDAIVGEQARSLYKDARAMLERIVAEKWLKASGVIGLWPAYSLGDDVVVAAGGHGETGESSGADATLSHSRLHFLRQQADKPIDRPDFCLADFIAPKDSGREDWIGAFAVTAGIGIEAHIDRFLADHDDYSAIILKALADRLAEAFAERMHERVRTEFWGYEPDEALDNDALIDEKYRGIRPAPGYPACPDHTEKATLFDLLDATTNAGIELTEGFSMYPAAAVSGWYFSHPRSQYFVVGRLSKEQVEDYAKRKGWSLSEAERWLAPNLDYDPE; from the coding sequence ATGAACGCACCAGCCCGCCACACGCGCCTGGCTGGCCTCGAACCGCTGGTCATCACGCCCGAACTGAATTTCATCAACGTCGGCGAGCGGACCAATGTCACCGGCAGCGCGCAGTTCCGCAAGATGATCAAGGAGGGGCGCTACGAGGACGCCATCGAGGTCGCGCGCCAGCAGGTCGAGAACGGCGCGCAGATCCTCGACGTCAACATGGACGAGGGCCTGATCGACTCCGAGAAAGCCATGGTCAGGTTCCTCAACCTGATCGCCTCGGAGCCCGACATCGCACGCATCCCGGTGATGGTCGATTCGTCGAAGTGGAGCGTCATCGAGGCCGGCCTGAAATGCCTGCAGGGCAAGGGCGTGGTCAACTCGATCTCGCTCAAGGAGGGGGAAGCCGTCTTCGTCAACCAGGCGCGCAAGGTGCTGCGCTACGGCGCCGCGGCCGTGGTCATGGCCTTTGACGAACAGGGCCAGGCCGACACCTGCGCGCGCAAGGTCGAGATCTGCACGCGCGCCTACCGCATCCTCGTCGACGAGGTCGGCTTCCCGCCCGAAGACATCATCTTCGACCCGAACATCTTCGCCATCGCCACCGGCATCGAGGAGCACGACAACTACGCGGTCGACTTCATCGAAGCGACCCGCATCATCCGCGCCACCCTGCCGCATTGCCACGTTTCCGGCGGCGTGTCGAACGTGTCGTTTGCGTTCCGCGGCAACGAGCCGGTGCGTGCGGCGATCCATTCGGTGTTCCTGTTCCACGCAATCGCCGCCGGAATGGACATGGGGATCGTCAACGCCGGTGCCCTGCCGATCGTCGACGATCTCGATCCCGAACTGCGCGAACACGTCGAAGACGTCGTCCTCAACCGCCGCCCCGATGCGACCGAGCGCCTGCTCGCGATCGCCGACCGGTATCGCGGGGGCAGCAAGGCCAACGAAACCGACGTGCGCGACGAGGCCTGGCGCAACCTGCCGGTGGAAAAGCGCCTGGCACATGCGCTCGTACACGGCATCGATACCTTCGTCGACGGAGATACCGAAGAGGCGCGACTCAACGCCGCGCGGCCGCTCGACGTCATCGAGGGGCCGCTCATGGACGGCATGAATATCGTCGGCGACCTATTCGGCGCCGGCAAGATGTTCCTGCCACAGGTGGTCAAATCGGCACGCGTGATGAAGAAGGCCGTGGCCTGGCTGCTGCCTCACATCGAAGCCGAGAAGGCCCGCACCGGCGATGTTGCAAAGTCGAACGGGAAGATCGTCATGGCCACGGTCAAGGGCGATGTACATGACATCGGCAAGAACATCGTCGGCGTGGTGCTCCGCTGCAACAACTTTGAGGTAGTCGATCTCGGAGTGATGGTGCCGGCACAGAAGATCCTCGACGTCGCCCGTGCCGAAAACGCCGACATGATCGGCCTGTCCGGCCTAATCACGCCCTCACTCGACGAGATGAGCCATGTCGCCCGCGAGATGCAGCGCCAGGATTTTCACCTGCCGCTGCTGATCGGTGGTGCGACCACCTCGCGCGCGCACACCGCACTGAAGATCGAGCCGCACTACAGGGCGCCGACCGTTTGGGTCAAGGACGCCTCGCGCGCGGTCGGCGTGGCCCAGTCGCTGATCTCGAAGGAACTCGTCGATGCCTTCATGGCGCGAATCCGCGCCGAGTACGCCGAGATCCGCGAGCGGCACAAGGACCGCGGCAACGCCAAGCGCCTGGTCAGTCTCGACAAGGCCCGCGCGCAGCGCTTCGACGGCGGCTGGGCCGACCATGTACCCCCGGCACCACGCCAGCCTGGCGTCACCGTCTTTGCCGACTATCCGCTCGCCGAACTGGTCGACTACATCGACTGGTCGCCGTTCTTCAGCGCCTGGGAGCTGGCTGGAAGATTCCCGGCCATCCTCGATGACGCGATCGTCGGCGAGCAGGCACGCAGCCTGTACAAGGACGCGCGCGCGATGCTGGAACGTATCGTCGCGGAGAAGTGGCTGAAGGCCAGCGGCGTGATCGGCTTGTGGCCGGCGTACAGCCTGGGTGACGATGTGGTCGTGGCCGCAGGCGGTCACGGGGAGACCGGAGAATCGTCAGGAGCAGACGCGACGCTGTCCCATTCCCGGCTTCATTTCCTGCGCCAGCAGGCCGACAAACCCATCGATCGCCCCGATTTCTGCCTCGCCGACTTCATTGCGCCGAAGGACTCCGGGCGCGAGGACTGGATTGGTGCGTTCGCGGTGACCGCCGGCATTGGCATCGAGGCGCATATCGACCGTTTCCTCGCCGATCACGACGACTATTCGGCGATCATCCTAAAGGCCCTCGCCGACCGCCTCGCCGAGGCGTTCGCCGAGCGCATGCACGAACGCGTGCGCACGGAGTTCTGGGGATACGAACCGGACGAAGCGCTCGACAACGATGCCCTGATCGACGAGAAGTACCGCGGCATCCGCCCCGCCCCCGGCTATCCGGCCTGTCCGGACCACACCGAGAAGGCGACCCTCTTCGATCTGCTCGATGCGACGACCAATGCCGGTATCGAATTGACCGAAGGGTTTTCCATGTACCCGGCGGCGGCCGTTTCCGGCTGGTATTTCTCGCACCCGCGCAGCCAGTACTTCGTCGTCGGCCGCCTGTCGAAGGAACAGGTCGAGGACTATGCGAAACGCAAGGGGTGGTCGCTCAGTGAAGCCGAGCGCTGGCTTGCACCCAATCTCGACTACGATCCCGAGTGA
- a CDS encoding phasin family protein produces the protein MNKPKLKSHKPAAVTEKAASAIPGAARAAGKSIIESAQHIWLAGLGAFAKAQDEGSRLFEALVREGVALEQKTRKLTAGRAEEARSAVEAAVGQVRERSQETWDKLEKVFESRVSRALGRLGVPGSQELKALTTRVEELAREVHKLNAKATSKTSAARSVARVKDELADVARELESAQLDKAKAKRAATVKKPAAKKPAAKKTPAGKAKKR, from the coding sequence GTGAACAAACCGAAGCTCAAGTCGCACAAGCCCGCCGCCGTCACCGAGAAGGCTGCCTCGGCCATCCCGGGCGCCGCGCGCGCCGCCGGCAAGTCGATCATCGAATCGGCCCAGCACATCTGGCTGGCCGGCCTCGGCGCGTTCGCCAAGGCCCAGGACGAAGGCTCGCGCCTGTTCGAGGCACTCGTGCGCGAAGGCGTCGCCCTGGAGCAGAAGACGCGCAAGCTGACCGCTGGCCGCGCCGAAGAGGCACGCAGTGCGGTCGAAGCCGCGGTCGGTCAGGTCCGCGAGCGCAGCCAGGAAACCTGGGACAAGCTCGAGAAGGTGTTCGAGTCGCGCGTGTCACGCGCCCTCGGCCGCCTCGGCGTGCCGGGCAGCCAGGAACTGAAGGCGCTGACCACGCGTGTCGAGGAACTCGCCCGCGAAGTGCACAAGCTCAACGCCAAGGCCACGTCGAAGACCAGCGCCGCGCGCTCGGTCGCCCGCGTCAAGGACGAACTGGCCGACGTCGCCCGCGAACTCGAATCGGCCCAGCTCGACAAGGCCAAGGCCAAGCGCGCCGCCACCGTGAAGAAGCCGGCGGCGAAGAAGCCCGCCGCGAAGAAGACGCCGGCCGGCAAGGCCAAAAAGCGCTGA
- a CDS encoding homocysteine S-methyltransferase family protein — protein sequence MSGHVLPWSNPARVAALEAALAQRILVIDGAMGTMIQTWQLGEADYRGQRFAEGCDATHRHAHGAGCAHDLKGNNDLLLLTRPDIIASVHTAYLDAGADLIETNTFNATSISQADYRLEHLVRELNREGARLARECCDAVEAKTPEQPRFVIGVLGPTSRTASISPDVNDPGFRNTHFDELRATYAEAAEGLIEGGADTLMVETIFDTLNAKAALYAIEEVFDARGSRLPVMISGTITDRSGRTLSGQTAEAFHASLAHARPLSIGLNCALGAKDLREHVETLSRVAGCAVSTHPNAGLPNAFGGYDETPDEMAATLKEFAEAGLLNLVGGCCGTTPAHIAAIAEAVRGIAPRALPSRGLACAA from the coding sequence ATGAGCGGCCACGTCCTTCCATGGTCGAATCCGGCGCGGGTTGCCGCGCTCGAGGCTGCACTGGCGCAACGCATCCTCGTCATCGATGGCGCCATGGGCACGATGATCCAGACCTGGCAGCTCGGCGAAGCCGACTACCGCGGCCAGCGTTTCGCCGAAGGCTGCGATGCCACGCACCGCCATGCGCACGGCGCCGGCTGCGCGCATGACCTCAAGGGCAACAACGACCTGCTGTTGCTGACCCGACCCGACATCATCGCCTCCGTGCACACGGCCTATCTCGACGCCGGCGCCGACCTCATCGAGACCAACACCTTCAATGCAACCTCGATCAGCCAGGCCGACTACCGCCTCGAGCACCTGGTGCGCGAACTGAACCGCGAAGGCGCGCGCCTGGCCCGCGAATGCTGCGATGCGGTCGAAGCGAAAACACCGGAACAGCCGCGCTTCGTCATCGGCGTGCTCGGTCCAACCAGTCGCACCGCCTCGATCAGCCCCGATGTCAACGATCCAGGCTTCCGCAATACCCACTTCGACGAACTGCGGGCGACCTACGCCGAGGCAGCCGAAGGCCTGATCGAAGGCGGCGCCGACACGCTCATGGTCGAGACGATCTTCGACACGCTCAACGCCAAGGCCGCGCTGTATGCGATCGAGGAGGTCTTCGACGCGCGCGGCAGCCGCCTGCCGGTCATGATCTCCGGCACGATCACCGACCGCTCGGGCCGCACGCTGTCGGGCCAGACCGCCGAGGCCTTCCACGCCTCGCTCGCACACGCCCGCCCGCTGTCGATAGGACTCAACTGCGCGCTCGGCGCGAAGGATCTGCGCGAACACGTCGAGACACTGTCCCGCGTCGCCGGCTGCGCGGTCAGCACTCACCCGAATGCAGGGCTGCCGAACGCCTTCGGTGGCTACGACGAGACTCCCGACGAAATGGCGGCGACGCTGAAGGAATTCGCCGAAGCCGGCCTGCTCAACCTCGTCGGCGGCTGCTGCGGCACCACGCCCGCGCATATCGCCGCGATCGCCGAAGCGGTGCGCGGGATCGCGCCGCGAGCACTGCCCTCGCGGGGACTGGCCTGCGCCGCATGA